The stretch of DNA CGCGCCCGGCACACGATCTCGATCACGGCCGCGCGTCCCGGCGCATCGAGCCCGGCGGTCGGCTCGTCGAGCAGCAGGTACGCGGGGCGCATCGCGACGACGCCGGCTATCGCCGCCCGACGGGCCTCTCCCCCCGAGAGCGAGAACGGCGACCGCGGGTGGAACTCCTCGCCTAGCCCGACGAGCGCGAGAGCGTCGCGCGCGGCCGCGTCGGTCTCCACCTCCGACATGCCGCGGTTGCGGGGACCGAAGGCCGCGTCCGCCAACACGGTGTCCGCGAAGAACTGCGACTCCGGGTCCTGGAAGACGAGCCCGACCGACTTGCGGAACCTCACGGCCTCTCGCGAAAGGAGTTCGAGGCCGTCCACGGAGACGGAACCTTCCGTGGGCGTGACGAGCCCGGCCATGAGGGACAGCAGCGTCGACTTGCCCGATCCGGTCGGCCCGAACACGGCGAGGAGGTCTCCGGCTCCTATCTCCAGGCTCACGTCGGCGAGCGCCCTGTGTTCGACGGACGTCCCGGCCTGGTAAGCATACCCGGCGCCCTTCAGTATCAGGGCCATAGGGCGGCCACCACGCTCTCCGCAGACATCGCGTCGGGCGGAACGGGGACTCCGAGTTCGCGAAGGCTTCGGGCGAGGATCGCGATGGGCGGGATCCGCAACCCGAGGCTGCTGAGAAGCTCCTCGTCCGCGAGGAGACCACCGATGTCGCCATCGAACGCTACCGTTCCTCGCGACAGGGCGACGACCCGGTCGGCGCGAGCCGCGTCGGCCAGATCGTGGGTCACGTGCAGGATGCCCGTGCCGCGCACCGCCAGCCGATCGAGGACGGCGAGCACGTCCGCGCGGCCGCAGGGGTCGAGGAGGGCGGTCGGCTCGTC from Coriobacteriia bacterium encodes:
- a CDS encoding ATP-binding cassette domain-containing protein produces the protein MALILKGAGYAYQAGTSVEHRALADVSLEIGAGDLLAVFGPTGSGKSTLLSLMAGLVTPTEGSVSVDGLELLSREAVRFRKSVGLVFQDPESQFFADTVLADAAFGPRNRGMSEVETDAAARDALALVGLGEEFHPRSPFSLSGGEARRAAIAGVVAMRPAYLLLDEPTAGLDAPGRAAVIEIVCRARESAGVVVVSHDPDTFLPLATRVLYLRDGRPVFSGDARAYAQAPPADAPVPEVVRAQALATRHGAASGSVTFDPVEAARRLAGAAGWPR